AGTCGTTGTGCTGATGATGATCGGTGTGCCGGTTGTGTTCTCCTTCGCTGCCATGACCTTTATTCTTTCGATTATCTACGATGTGGATATTTCATCCCTGATGACCACGGGATTCTGGTCGGTTAACTCCATCATTCTGCTGGCGCTGCCCTTGTTCGTTATGACCGGCTATCTGATGCAGGCCGGCGGTATGGCGGCCCGGCTGGTGAGCTTTGTCGAGACCCTGGTGGGCAAGTCACGCAGTGGCATGGGCTCTTCCATGGTGGTGGCCTGCGGCGTATTCGGCGCTATTTCCGGCACCGCATCCGCCGCCGTGGCATCCATTGGAACCATCATGATCGATCCCATGGAAAAACATGGTTACAAGCGGGAATACACCAGTGCACTGCTGGGCATTTCTTCCCTGCTGGGTCTGCTGATCCCCCCGAGCATTACCATGATCCTTTATGCCGTGGTCACGCGGCAGTCGGTTGCCGCCTGTTTTCTGGCCACCATTGGCCCGGGCATACTGTTGATCATGATGCTTTGTGTATTGAACTGGCTCAAGATGCGCCGTCATCCCGATGGGGCCGCCGAGGTGCTCAATCTTCGCCAACGGGTTGAAGCCGTAGGCAGCAACATGTGGAAGGCGCTGCCGGCGTTAATGCTGCCGGTGATCATTCTTGGCGGTATTTACGGCGGCGTGTTCACACCCACCGAAGCCGCCGCCATCGCCGTGGTGTATTCCATTCCGGTTGGTCTTTTTGTCTACCGGGAACTGGATCTCAAAAAGATGGCCCAGTGCCTGCTGGCCGCCGCCACCACCACCGGCGTGATCATGGTGATCCTGGTGTTTTCCTTTGTCGCCAGCCGTATCTTTACCTATGAACGGGTGCCCCAGCAACTGACGGAATTGCTGATGGACTTGTTCCAGAACAAGTTGCTTATTCTGCTGGTGGTGAACATCTTTCTGATCCTGCTTGGCATGATCATGGATGATGTCAGCGTGGTGGCGATAGTCAGCCCGTTACTGTTGCCGGTGATGGTGGATATTGGCGTGGATCCCGTGCACTTTGCCGCCATTGTGGGCACCAGTGTGGTTATTGGCTGCAACAGCCCGCCCATGGCACCCATTCTGTTTATGACCTGCCGTATCGGCAGGGTGGGCATGTCTCAGGTCATGCGTCCTGCCCTGAGCTTTATGGCATTTGCCGCATTGCCTGTTATGCTGGTGACCACTTACTGGCCGCCGCTGGCACTCTATCTGCCCAGGCTGTTCGGATACATCAATTAATGCTGACTCACAGACAAGCGGCAGGCCTCAGAGCCTGCTTCTTGTCTGTTGTACTGATAACGGAGCCTGCCTGAAATGCAAGGTGAAGAGATGACTCAAGCAACCAGACGTCACTTTTTTATTGAGGGGGCCAGGGATCTGCTGCCCATGATACCCGGGGTCTTGCCCTTTGGCCTGGTGACGGGTGCAAGCAGTGCAAGCCTTGGGTTCAGTCCCGAAATGACATTGGGTGCCACCTTGTTGTTCTTTGCCGGTTCGGCGCAGCTGGCAGCCTATCAACTGATACAGGATAATGCGGTGCCGGTGGTGATCCTGTTTACCACCCTGATGATAAACATCCGTTTTTTGATTTACAGTGCCGCCTTTGCCCCCTTGTTTCATTCCATAAAAAAACGTCATAAATGGCCCCTGGCTTACTTGCTGAGCGATCAGGCCTATGGCTTGTGTGTTGCTCGGTTTGCGGCTGATGACCATAGTCGAAAGAAGCTGTTTTACTACAGTGGTGCGGCCTTGATGATGTGGGTGAGCTGGGTTTGCTTTGTGATGGTGGGTATGCTGGTGGGCGAACAAATACCTTCGTCTTGGTCGCTTGAGTTTGCCATTCCATTATCTTTTCTTGCCATGCTGGTTTCCGTGGTGCGTGATCAGGCCACATTAGCCGCAGCCCTGTGCTCAGGCGGAATAGCAACGGTATTTTCATCCCTTCCCTATAACATGGGCTTTATGGCCGCCATTGTCGGGGGAGTGGCCATGGGATATGTGTTTAGTGGCCGTTTTATCACAAAAAAGACGGGCGTTGAGGAGGGGGAGTAATGAATAGCGTCGAACTCTGGCTACTTTTTGTAGGGGTAGGAATAGGGACCTTTGCCATTAGGCTTTCATTTATTCAGCTTCACGGTAGCCTGTCTTTTAATATGGCAAAGTGTCAAAAGGTATTCAGCCTGCTGGCCCCTGCCGTGCTGGCTGCACTTTCGGTGCCGGCCATTATTTTTCAGCAGGGCAACACCATGGCCACGCAGAGTGGTGCTCAGCTTGTTGCCGCGGCGGTAACGGCCCTGTGGGCCTGGTATTCAAAAGGGGTGTTCTGGCCCCTGATGGCAGGTATGGGCACATTCTGGCTGATAAAGTTTTATTATTTTTAATCCATGTCGGGGTTTTCCCGGGGGAAAGACAAAGGGGGTATTGCCGCATCGTTTTCGCGGAAGAGGGCGGGCTGTTGTGGCCGGTGAATATCGGCCAGTTTACTGCGCCGGCATAACAAGTGGGATACAATAAAGGAATGTTGATTGCGGCGATGGAATCAGAAAAAAAGACTATGGTAAAGCCTCTGGAGCCAGACAAGATTCTGGTAAAAATGCCCTCATTGAGAGCCGTCAGATCCTTTGTGGCTGCGGCCAAGTATCTGAGCTTCACCCGGGCGGCGGAAGCACTTTGTGTTACTCAGGCGGCCATCAGCCGGCAGATCCGCGAGCTGGAAGCCCACCTGGGGGTGGAGCTGTTCAAGCGTACCGGGAGGGCGGTTGAACTGACCGAGGCCGGTAACATCTTTTATGATGCGGCCTATCTGTCGTTTGTGAACATAGCCCAGGCCGCCGAGCGCATTCAGAGCACCAGCAGTGTGAAACCGGCCCTGACCATCTGTTGCTCCACGGCCTTCTCCGCACTCTGGTTGTCGCGGCGCCTGCCCGACTTCTTTGCCGGTAACCCGGACATCGACATCAATGTGGTGACCACCGGCAACTTCCTGCAAATGGAGCCTGGTGTACACCCGGATCTTTTTATCAACAAGATTTCCGATCCCCGAGAGGGCTACCATTCCATTCCGCTGTTTCATGATCTGATCTACCCGGTCTGTACCCCGGCTTTTTTGCGCGATAACCCGGCTATCTCCAGTCTGGAAGGGCTGAGTGATGCCGTTTTACTGAACCTGAGCCCTTACGGCCGGGCCCAGGTGGCGGAGCATGTAGACTGGAATGTCTGGTTTTCCTTTTTCAATATCAACCTGGAAAAACGCACCGCTGCCGACAAGCATCTGTTCAACGCCAATGATTACAACATGCTGATCCAGATGGTGCTCAATCATCAGGGCGTGTCCCTGGGCTGGCATCACCTGGTGGCCCCCCTGGTGGAAGAAGGGCTGCTGGTGCGGCCGGTCAAGCAGGAGGTGGTTTTCAGGGAAAAACGTCATTTTCTCACTTACCCGGAAAGCAAGGCCGATAACGAGACACTGTGCCGTTTTCGTGACTGGTTTCTTGGGTACATGCATGATGACAGTATTTCGGTTTCACCGAATGAGGGCTGAAGAGCACTCGACGGGTTAATGTAATAGTGATGAGCCTGTCTGAGTGCTCGATAACCCGAGGTTATTATTTCTGATAAATAAACATGACTCGCCATTTTTTTATTTGAATTTAGCATTTTGATGCAGGTTGTTGTGTCAGCCCGTTTGCTTCTCTCCATTCTTTGGGGAGAAGCTTTTTTATTTTAAGCCTGCTGTAAGCAGGCTCTTTTATTTCCTTGGTATGGATAACATAAGGTTATGTTTAACCGTTAATAAAAGTAAGTTGTGAGTGGTGAGAGCTGGTGGTTAATATTTTGTTATCAAAAAGCCGGCCTCGCCTGAATGTTGACAACATTATTTGGGCGGCGTCTTCAAACGAAAACACATATGGATATAGGTGAAGCCCATGCGATTCGAAGGAATTTACACTCCCGTTATTACCCCCTTTGCCGAAGACAACAGCATTGATTATGCGGCATTTGGCGCCCTGATTGACTCCCTCATCGAGGCCGGCGTTCACGGCATTATCGTTGGCGGCACCACGGGTGAATACTACGTGGAAACTCAGGCCGAGCGCAGCCAGCTGCTGCAGGTGGCCGTGGAGCGCAGCGCCGGCCGGGTGCCGGTGATCTTTGGCACCGGCTCCATCAACCCCGAAGAGTCCATCAGCCTGGCCAGGGCGGCGGTGGAGCAGGGCGCCGATGCCATTCTGGTGGCCACTCCGCCCTATTCCCTGCCCACCGAACGGGAGCTGGCTGAGCATGTGCTGGCCGTGGACAAGGCCGCCAACCTGCCAATTATGCTGTACAACTACCCGGCGCGCATGGGTGTGACCATGGGCGAGGAGTTTTTCGAGCGGGTGAGCGGCTCGGCCAATATCTGCGCCATCAAGGAAAGCTCTGGTGACATCAATCGCCTGCATTTGCTGGTAGGGAAATATCCCGAACTGCAGACTTCCTGCGGCATGGACGATCAGGCCCTGGAATTCTTCGCCTGGGGTGCGAAAAGCTGGGTGTGCGCCGGCTCCAACTTCCTGCCCGAGGAACATGTGGCCCTCTACAACGCCTGTGTGGTGGAAGGAGACTTTGACAAGGGCCGCCGCATCATGGCCGCCATGATGCCGCTGATGAGTGTGCTGGAGCAGGGTGGCAAGTTCATTCAGTGTGTCAAGCACGGCGTGACCCTGTCGGGCCAGTTTGCCGGCGCGACCCGCAAGCCCCTGCTGGGCCTGGAAGAGGACGAAAAGCAGCAACTGCAACAGGTTATCGGCACCCTGAAGGCGGCCATCGCCGGCATCGAGAAGGGAGAATAAATCATGAGCGAACTGCTGACCCGGGAACAGTACCACGCCTTTGCGGCCGAGCTGCAATTCCCCACCGAGAGCTTTATCGGCGGCCGTTTTCGTCCGGCGCTGTCCGGTGAGACCCTGCCGACCATTAACCCGGCCACCGGCGAAGTTCTGGCCGAGATCGCCGCCTGCGGCACCGAAGACGTGGATCTGGCAGTGCAGGCCGCTCGTGACGCCTTTGACGATGGCCGCTGGAGCGAGCTGCATCCCAACGAGCGCAAGGCGGTATTGCTGAAGCTGGCCGATCTGATGGAGCAGCACAGCCTTGAACTGGCGGTGCTGGAAAGCCTGGACTCCGGCAAGCCGATCGCCGAGTGCGAGACGGTCGACGTGCCCGAAACCATTCACTTTATTCGCTGGCACGCCGAGTCGGTCGACAAGATTTACGATCAGACCGCGCCCGTCGGCTCGGATGCCGTGGCCATGGTGGTGCGCGAGCCTATCGGTGTGGTGGGCGCGGTGCTGCCCTGGAACTTTCCGCTGCTGATGCTGGGCTGGAAACTGGGCCCGGCGCTGGCGGCCGGCTGTACTGTAGTGCTCAAACCCGCGATGCAGACCTCGCTGACCACGCTGCGGGTGGCTGAGCTGGCGCACGAAGCCGGCCTGCCCGCCGGTGTGCTTAACGTGGTCACCGGCCGCGGCTCCGTGGTCGGGGCCGCCATTGGCCGCCATGCCGATGTGGACATGGTGACCTTTACCGGCTCCACCGAGACCGGCCGCCTGTTCCTGAACTACGCCGCCGAGTCCAACCTCAAGGAAGTGGTGCTGGAATGCGGCGGCAAGAACCCCTGCATCGTGCTGGACGATGCCGAAAACCTGGACAGCGTGGCCGACCATGTGGTGGCCGCCGCCTTCTGGAACATGGGCGAAAACTGCTCTGCCGGCTCACGGCTTATCGTGCATGAAAACATCAAGGATGCCCTGCTCGAGCGTGTTTGCGCCAAGACCCGCGAGTGGCGCACCGGCGACCCGCTGGATCCGGCCAACAAACTGGGTGCTTTGGTCGACAAGGGGCATTTCGACAAGGTGGTGAGCTATCTGCACCGGGGCAAGCAGGACGGTCATACCGTGCTGCTGGGCGGTGAGCCGATGGAAGGCAACTGCGTGCCCCCCACCATTTTCGACGGCGTGAAGAACGGCGACGTGCTGGCACGGGAAGAAATCTTCGGCCCGATACTGGTGGTGATCACCGTGTCCAGCGTCGAGGAGGCCATCGCGGTTGCCAATGATACCGACTACGGCCTGGCGGCCTCGGTATTCACCGGCAATGCCAAAAAGGCGCTGCGGGCGGCCCGGGCGGTACGCGCCGGTACCGTTACCGTGAACTGCTTCGGTGAGGGAGATGCCACCACCCCCTTTGGCGGCTACAAGCAATCCGGCTTTGGCGGCCGTGACAACTCCGTTCATGCCCACGATCAGTACACCCAGCTGAAAACCATCTGGCTGGATCTGAACGACTAAGCCGATAACGCCCGGCGCACGGCGCCGGGCTTGTCGTGACCTACTTTTCTTCGAGAGGAATCGGAGAATGACCAAAACCATTAATGTCCGCCGCCTTCCCAGGGATACCGGGCCGGCCGGCTGGAACAGTATTCTTCCGCCTGCGCGTACTCACCCTGAGTTGAAAGAGGATATTCGGGCCGACTGGGTGGTCGTGGGTGGCGGTTTTGCGGGCATGGCCGCCGCCCGGCGCCTGAGCCAGCTGGTTGGCGATGACCGCGTGGTACTGCTGGAAGCGGGCCGGCTGGCCCAGGGGCCGGCGGGGCGCAACAGCGGCTTTATGATTGATCTGCCCCACGAACTGAACTCGGAAACCTATGCCGGCGCGGCCGAGGCCGATATGCTGCAGATCCGGCTGAACCGGGCGGCCATCGACTTTGCCCGGAACATGGCCCGGGAGTTTGACATGCCCGAGCGGGTGTTTGATCCCTGTGGCAAGCTGACCGGTGCCGCCACCGCCAAGGGTGCGCAGCATATCGACAGCTATGCCCGCCACCTGGAAGGCCTGGGTGAGCAGTATCGCCTGCTTGATGCCGGCGAGATGAAGGCCCACACCGGCATCGATTTTTACCAGAAAGGGCTTTATACCCCGGGCGCGGTGATGATTCAGCCGGCCGCCTTTATTCGCATGGCGGCAGAGGGCCTGGCCGAGCGGGTGGCCATTTACGAACAGAGCCCAGTGCTGAAAATGGATCTGGGCGACGAGCATGTGCTGCATACCCCCCAGGGCCGGGTTCGTGCCCGCCATGTGATCCTGGCGGTGAACGGCCATATTCAGTCGTTCGGCTTCTACCCGCGCCAGCTGCTGCACGTGTTTACCTATGCCTCCATGACCCGGGCCCTGTCGGCCGGCGAAGCGGCCCGGCTGGGGGGCACACCGGACTGGGGCGTGTTGCCGGCGGATCCCATGGGCACCACGGTACGTCGAGTATCAAGCCTGATGGGCAGCGGCGATCGGGTGACGGTGCGCAACCGCTTTACCCTGAATCAGTCGATGGAAATTTCCGAGCGCCAGCTCAGGGATGTGTTCAAGGCTCACGACCGCGCCTTTGCCGCCCGCTTTCCCATGCTCGACGGGGTGCCGATGGAGCACCGCTGGGGGGGCCGGCTGTGCCTGTCCTGGAACTCGGTGCCGGCCTTTGGTGAGCTGGAGTCGCGGGTATATTCCGCTGCCTGCCAGAACGGTCTGGGTACGGTGAAAGGGACGCTTTCGGGTATGCTGGCGGTGGACCTGGCGTTGAACCACAGATCTGAACTGCTGGATGAGTTTATGAGCTATGAGGCGCCTAGGCGGTTGCCGCCCGAGCCTTTCTTGTCGGTGGGCGCCAACCTGACCATGCGCTGGAAGGAATGGCTGGCGGGTATTGAGTTGTAAGTCTTGGTGAGTACCAAGGATTGGGCCCCGGCATCACGCCGGGGGCCTTTTTTATTTGGCGAGCAGCGGGGTTGATAGGCGCCGTGGCGCCGGCAGGCGTTGCAGTAACAGTGCCAGCAACACCACCAGGCCGCCCATCCAGGCCTGCTCACCGGGTGCTTCAGCCAGCACCATCCAGACCCACAGCGGCCCCAGGATCATTTCCAGCATCATCAGCAGACCCACCTCTGCCGCCGGCAGATAGCGCGGCCCCTGGGTGATCAGGGCATAGGCCAGGGGCACTACGCCGAGGCCGAGCAGGGCCATCCACAGCATGTCTTCGGCGGGCATGGTCAGGGTAGGGGTCTGAAACAGGGCAAACAGGCTGACCAGCAGACCGGCGGGCACCAGCGCCGGGGTCATGTTGGCGGGACTGGCGGCCCGCTCCACCACAAACTTGGCGGCCATGCTGGCGGCGCACAGCAGGGCGGTGAGATCACCGAGCAAATGGCCCTCATGCTGGCTGCCGGAAAACACCAGCGCCAGCCCGCTGATGCACAACCCGATGGCCAGCCAGGTACGCCCGGACACGCGCTCCCGCAGCACAAAGCGGCTGAGCAGGGCG
The Oceanimonas pelagia genome window above contains:
- a CDS encoding TRAP transporter large permease, which codes for MGALLAIVAVVVLMMIGVPVVFSFAAMTFILSIIYDVDISSLMTTGFWSVNSIILLALPLFVMTGYLMQAGGMAARLVSFVETLVGKSRSGMGSSMVVACGVFGAISGTASAAVASIGTIMIDPMEKHGYKREYTSALLGISSLLGLLIPPSITMILYAVVTRQSVAACFLATIGPGILLIMMLCVLNWLKMRRHPDGAAEVLNLRQRVEAVGSNMWKALPALMLPVIILGGIYGGVFTPTEAAAIAVVYSIPVGLFVYRELDLKKMAQCLLAAATTTGVIMVILVFSFVASRIFTYERVPQQLTELLMDLFQNKLLILLVVNIFLILLGMIMDDVSVVAIVSPLLLPVMVDIGVDPVHFAAIVGTSVVIGCNSPPMAPILFMTCRIGRVGMSQVMRPALSFMAFAALPVMLVTTYWPPLALYLPRLFGYIN
- a CDS encoding AzlC family ABC transporter permease; translated protein: MQGEEMTQATRRHFFIEGARDLLPMIPGVLPFGLVTGASSASLGFSPEMTLGATLLFFAGSAQLAAYQLIQDNAVPVVILFTTLMINIRFLIYSAAFAPLFHSIKKRHKWPLAYLLSDQAYGLCVARFAADDHSRKKLFYYSGAALMMWVSWVCFVMVGMLVGEQIPSSWSLEFAIPLSFLAMLVSVVRDQATLAAALCSGGIATVFSSLPYNMGFMAAIVGGVAMGYVFSGRFITKKTGVEEGE
- a CDS encoding AzlD domain-containing protein: MNSVELWLLFVGVGIGTFAIRLSFIQLHGSLSFNMAKCQKVFSLLAPAVLAALSVPAIIFQQGNTMATQSGAQLVAAAVTALWAWYSKGVFWPLMAGMGTFWLIKFYYF
- a CDS encoding LysR family transcriptional regulator; translated protein: MVKPLEPDKILVKMPSLRAVRSFVAAAKYLSFTRAAEALCVTQAAISRQIRELEAHLGVELFKRTGRAVELTEAGNIFYDAAYLSFVNIAQAAERIQSTSSVKPALTICCSTAFSALWLSRRLPDFFAGNPDIDINVVTTGNFLQMEPGVHPDLFINKISDPREGYHSIPLFHDLIYPVCTPAFLRDNPAISSLEGLSDAVLLNLSPYGRAQVAEHVDWNVWFSFFNINLEKRTAADKHLFNANDYNMLIQMVLNHQGVSLGWHHLVAPLVEEGLLVRPVKQEVVFREKRHFLTYPESKADNETLCRFRDWFLGYMHDDSISVSPNEG
- a CDS encoding dihydrodipicolinate synthase family protein, encoding MRFEGIYTPVITPFAEDNSIDYAAFGALIDSLIEAGVHGIIVGGTTGEYYVETQAERSQLLQVAVERSAGRVPVIFGTGSINPEESISLARAAVEQGADAILVATPPYSLPTERELAEHVLAVDKAANLPIMLYNYPARMGVTMGEEFFERVSGSANICAIKESSGDINRLHLLVGKYPELQTSCGMDDQALEFFAWGAKSWVCAGSNFLPEEHVALYNACVVEGDFDKGRRIMAAMMPLMSVLEQGGKFIQCVKHGVTLSGQFAGATRKPLLGLEEDEKQQLQQVIGTLKAAIAGIEKGE
- a CDS encoding aldehyde dehydrogenase, giving the protein MSELLTREQYHAFAAELQFPTESFIGGRFRPALSGETLPTINPATGEVLAEIAACGTEDVDLAVQAARDAFDDGRWSELHPNERKAVLLKLADLMEQHSLELAVLESLDSGKPIAECETVDVPETIHFIRWHAESVDKIYDQTAPVGSDAVAMVVREPIGVVGAVLPWNFPLLMLGWKLGPALAAGCTVVLKPAMQTSLTTLRVAELAHEAGLPAGVLNVVTGRGSVVGAAIGRHADVDMVTFTGSTETGRLFLNYAAESNLKEVVLECGGKNPCIVLDDAENLDSVADHVVAAAFWNMGENCSAGSRLIVHENIKDALLERVCAKTREWRTGDPLDPANKLGALVDKGHFDKVVSYLHRGKQDGHTVLLGGEPMEGNCVPPTIFDGVKNGDVLAREEIFGPILVVITVSSVEEAIAVANDTDYGLAASVFTGNAKKALRAARAVRAGTVTVNCFGEGDATTPFGGYKQSGFGGRDNSVHAHDQYTQLKTIWLDLND
- a CDS encoding NAD(P)/FAD-dependent oxidoreductase, yielding MTKTINVRRLPRDTGPAGWNSILPPARTHPELKEDIRADWVVVGGGFAGMAAARRLSQLVGDDRVVLLEAGRLAQGPAGRNSGFMIDLPHELNSETYAGAAEADMLQIRLNRAAIDFARNMAREFDMPERVFDPCGKLTGAATAKGAQHIDSYARHLEGLGEQYRLLDAGEMKAHTGIDFYQKGLYTPGAVMIQPAAFIRMAAEGLAERVAIYEQSPVLKMDLGDEHVLHTPQGRVRARHVILAVNGHIQSFGFYPRQLLHVFTYASMTRALSAGEAARLGGTPDWGVLPADPMGTTVRRVSSLMGSGDRVTVRNRFTLNQSMEISERQLRDVFKAHDRAFAARFPMLDGVPMEHRWGGRLCLSWNSVPAFGELESRVYSAACQNGLGTVKGTLSGMLAVDLALNHRSELLDEFMSYEAPRRLPPEPFLSVGANLTMRWKEWLAGIEL
- a CDS encoding DMT family transporter; its protein translation is MSPYQKGVLLTLAGVAVLSLDALLIRLISADHWTLLFWRGLLLSLCIGTACLCRRHRYRPSRRLFGLGLGSALFYAICTITFVISIRLTSVANTLIILSAAPLIGALLSRFVLRERVSGRTWLAIGLCISGLALVFSGSQHEGHLLGDLTALLCAASMAAKFVVERAASPANMTPALVPAGLLVSLFALFQTPTLTMPAEDMLWMALLGLGVVPLAYALITQGPRYLPAAEVGLLMMLEMILGPLWVWMVLAEAPGEQAWMGGLVVLLALLLQRLPAPRRLSTPLLAK